Genomic window (Zonotrichia albicollis isolate bZonAlb1 chromosome 11, bZonAlb1.hap1, whole genome shotgun sequence):
CCCGGAGTTCTCGTCCCTCGTGTGGAGTTCATGCAGACCCTCCGGCTACAGGCACAGATGAGGGCTGCCCGAGGCAGAGCCGGAGCGGTGGGTTAATGCCGGTGCAGGCAAAGCCAAGCACCGAAGCATACCTGGCCTATGTATTTCCAGATGATTTTGTCTCAATCTGATTATCACGTTCCTTCTTGGCTGTGTACAAGGCAGATCGCACAGAACGCAGCTGAGCACCGGCAAGAGCGCGGGCTCCCTACCGGTGTCACCTGCAGCGGGCACAATCCCGGTGCCACtcacctctcctctcctcctgggGCACCCCGACCCCTCCGGCTGAGTTACCGTGATGGGGGAAGCTCGCTCCCCTCTGGCCACGCAGTTGGCAGGCACTCATGCCCAAAGCAGGGGCCCCGGGCTCTGTGCTGCCGGGAGCCgagccgcccccgccgcgggcAGCCCGTGCGCTCGGCCCGGCGCTGGCCGCAGCACCGCGGCGCTAATTGCCGGCTGCAGCTACGGACAATCGATGCGATGCCGCTCCCCATCGGGCCGGCAGCCGTGGGGAGGCTCAGCAAGCACCTGCGCCCGGGCGGCCTCGTCCATGAGCCGGGAGGGGCtggcccggccccggcggctGCGGGGCTCGCCCGGGAGAGGGGCGGGAGGCGGAGCTggggccgggctgtgccggCGGCCGCTGTTCGTGGTGCTGAACTCCAGCAGGGCCTCACTCGTCCTGCGCGGAGACAGCCCGGTGGCGGCGCGGGGCCCTCGGCTCGCAGCGCtccccggagccgccgccgctgcccggTGCCCGGTGCGGGCGGGTACCCGGTCCGGCGGGGCCGCTCCCGCCCGCCGGCGGTCAGTAGATGGCGCAGAACCCCCGGGAACCGAGGGGAGACCGGCGAGGGCTGCGGACGGCACGATGGCCCCAACGGGTCGGGGCGGGCACCGCGCCCGCAGCCCGGCTGTGTGAcccggggcggccccggcggcgccCACGGGCGGCCCCCGCCCTGTTTTGAGGCTGCTGGATTCAAACGGCAGCGAGGGTGGGAGCGGGCACGGCCCCGGGTGCCGCCCCGCCACGCGGCgctaattaaaacaaacaaacagcgGCGAACGCACGCACGAACACACGGCGGGGCCGAGCAGCGCCGAGGGgcgggggctgtgccaggacgGGCCCGGCCCGGTGCGGAGGAACGCGGctcgcccggccccgctcctcCTCCCGCTGGGCAAACATTAACGAAGGGCAAACGCGGCTGTAAATCAATCCCGCCGAAGGACACGGCCGGCAAACAAGCgcgccccagcactgccccggCTGCGCACCGGGCACGACTGCTCCGGGCGCTCTCCCACCCTCCGATCCCTCCGGCCCAGGCACGGCaccggcagcagcagcgcggGCGCTGTCACGGCCCGAGGTGCGCCGAGCCAGGCCCGAGCTGTCCCCGTCCGGGCGGCCCGCGGGATCGGGAGGGGCAGGGCCTCTCCCCCGGGCCCGGAGTGTCGCCGGTGAAGGCCCCGGTCGATGCCCCCCGCCTCCCTGATGCAAAAGCCTTTATGCAAAGTGCCCGCAGGGTAAATATTAAACAGCCCCTAATGAGGCcaccggggccggggcggcccAGACCTTCCCGGTGCGctcgggggcggcggcgggcgagAGGTGCAAACGGCGTCATTAGATTTCATATTTAATGTGGAAAACGCTCTGATTACTCCATCGATTTCTTTACAGTTAATTTGGCGAGAATTTCTCGCCGGCTTCCCAAGGCTTTAGCTTAGCCGGGATTCACATCGggagggagaaaggagaagaggaggggaggaaaagaGGTGCAGCTATGAAAAATAGCAGTGAGGTCGCGGGCAAACATGGAGCAGCTTTGGAGGGAcgggctgtcccctcctgagaGCCGCGGGCGAGCGCGGGGTCCCCTCGGTGCCTCCCGCTGCTGCCCCGCTCGGGGAGGCCCACGGGGAACCTTCGGGACGAGCCCGCTCAGAGGGCGCACATGGCGAAGGACCCCCTCCGGCAGTGGATTCTAAAGAACTTCGGGCTCCCTTACACCCCTCTGGCGCCTTCACAAAATGTGTCTCTGCCGCGTTTTCCCCGGGCGCTACCCTTCCTCCCGAGCGAGGCCGGCGGACAGTCGCAGCTCCAACAATGAATGGCTCGAagtagattatttttttcctgaacaaGACAAAGtcgggtttttttcttcctttatccTCTCCTGTTTCCTCTTTCTCACACACACGGGGAAAAAATCCAGCAAACTGAAATGAATTCAGCCTCAAATCCCAGcgggctgcaggagggatgtactttttcttttaattgtatttattttttcgGCGTCCCTTCACAGCCCTTGCAAATGTCAATGAAGgcgagggagagggagggaagacTAACAGAGAGACAGTCAAATAGATAAATATTCAGTGatagagaggagagagagagtgggacagacaaaggaaaaaagaacagagaggagaagggagaTGGGATGAATAAGATGGAGGCTGGAAGAGGTCAGCTTTGCAATTAGCAGTTCTGCTTACATTTCAAGAGACAGCCCAGGAAGTGTCAAGACCTCAATCCTGCTTCCATGTAACTACcaatttttcttctatttgtCGGAGCTTCTGTAATCTGGGAGGTAGGAATCCCCCAGGGACGGCTGGAAGGGGCAAATACTCAAGATAAAGTGCAAGGCGAGACTGCGAGGCCTAAAATAAGCAGGCTGCATCCCCCTCACTGCCTCCCGGTTGTCTGCAGGAAATcagaaagggaagaaatgaaGGCGGCTCTGGGTATTTATCTACCTGATAATTCTCTAAACGCCCGGGAGTGAGTTATAATTTGGACGTGAAATTTAATTTGCGTCGGCCGCAGTAATTTATGTTATTTTGAATTGATGTTCATACATCAATATCAATCGGGGCAGATTTTTACCACTTAGTAAGATCATCACACATTTAAAACCTGCACAAAATAAAATCGATACTTTATGCATTTACAGCCGGCAGCGCGGCGCGGAGGGGCGCGCAGgctgcgcggggcggggcgggggcccCGGCACCGCCCCACGGACAGGGACGCAGCTCTATGCAAATGCCCACGTGCTGCCGGCACCGGGTGGGCAGCGCCCGGCGAGGCCCGGAGTCCCCGGTACGCGGGGAGAGTTCCgcgggcccggcccggagcCCCCGGTACGCGGGGAGAGCTCCgcgggcccggcccggagcCCCCGGGACGCGGGGAGAGCTCTGCTCGGGATGCTGTACATCCCGACCCCCCCGTGCTGCCAGCCCCTCGCGGCCCCGGGGAAGCCGTTTCTGTAAGGTGCCAGCTTTGGGGTTTCATcggaaagggaaggaggaatAATGAGGCTTTGTCTCTCTAACGGGATTACCGGGATCCGTTTATGAGAGGGCAGCGCTGAGGTGGCTGGAAAGAAGGGGCGGTCTGGGGGCAGCAGCGAACAATGGGACCCTCCGGACCCGGCAGCTGGGCAGAGCACGGccgcctccctccttccctccgtCCCTCCCGGCCTGCAGCAgccggggctggcagagctcccTGGCCGGCAGCGccagggaagggatgccagCAGGCTCCGAATCGAGGGGTTGTTTCCAGTATCGATCTATGCAAATGAGCGGAGATTCAGGTCGACCAAATTGTCGTAAAAACACGCTCCAAATCGAAGAAAGTTCGCCTTAGCAATCGTTACGGGGAGATTGGAAACACAAACTCCATCCTCCTCTCGTGGGTAGCACCAGCAAGACGAGTTTTTTTCGCTAGTGGGGTGGCTGCTGAGGGAGGGAAGGCGGAAAGGGCAATTTCTGAGAGCTCAGACCTTTGAAACCGACTCGGCAGGAGTGGAAGCCAAAGAGAGCAACGTCCTCCACCGGCGGGCACCTACGGGCCAGCTACAGCGGGGAGGGAGGCCCTGCCCCAGACCCTTCCTAGCCCTGCTTTAGGTTTCTGGAACAAGGTGGTTGACTGAAAACAGACACAGAGCACGGGGGTGGCCCAGCCGCGTCCCTGCACACCCGGGGAACGCTCGCAAGTTCTCACCGTCTCGGTAGTCGAAAGCGCAAGACCCGTTGTGCTTTTGAAAGGAGAAAGATTTGGCCCTTCCCTTATTTTTGTCTGTGAAACGGATCAGTGACCCTGGCTCCAACTCGGATTGACTGTCTTGCGTTCTCAAGGGACAAATTAATGGAGACCTATCACTTAATTAACAAACCCTCACTCACGGTATATTAAAGCCGGGCTCTGCACCCGGAGCGCAGAcgggagggtttggggaggcGGCAGGGCACAGGTCCGGACCGGGACGGCCATCTCTGAGAGGACAATACGGGACCCGCTCGGGAGCACCCCGGGCACCAAGCACCGGCAGCAAGCACCGGCAGCGGGGCAGCGGAACCGCGACACGGCCGGTTCGTGTCACGGAGAGACATCCACGCAAAACCCACAGTGCGCGGCCTAATGATAACTACaaccagttaaaaaaaaatttaaaaaatgaaatcaaacGAATTTAGCCACCAGCATTTCTCAGGCACCGCTCACCCGCCCGGCTCGGCTCATTCGAACCAAACGCGTGTCCCAGCTCACCCAGACCCAGGGGGACGCGGGCCCCGAGCCCCGCCGCGACCTGAGCCCACCGCCCCCACACAAAGCAGGGGCACCGACTCCTCTCGGCGGTCATTACCAGGGCTCCCCCGTACCCCGTCCATGGGCCCGGTTCAACCGCCAATTCCAGCATTTCCGCCTCGCCTCCGCGCTccgggcagcgctgccgccGGCCCGAGCGGCTTTCGGCGGCGTCCCGTTACCGGGCGCGCTGGGCGATCTCCTGCCCGCGGCAGGCGAGCCTGGCCCGGGGAAGGGGGAGAGCCGGGGTGCCGCACTGCGCTGCCCGAACCCCGAGCCCCGAGccccggctcggctcggcttTGTCTGAGGAACCGGACGGTGCCGGTGCACcgagcagggagagggagagggcaAGGGAGAGAAATGGAGTGGCGGAGCGGGGATCGGTTCTGCTCTTCAGGGACGGGCAGGGACCGGGGCGGCCTGCCCAGGCCCGAGGCCCCGCTCTGCCGCTTCCGTGCCCCGAACACCCCGCAGCGGGCTCACCTGCAAGCCGCAGAGCAGACATCCGCTGAAACTCCGGCTCCTGGAGCCACTTCCACATTCTGCGGAAGGTCTCCCGGCCGGATTTGAGCTTGCTCCAGGGCTTGGGGTTCCTCAGCAGGTCTGAGAGCGTCCCTTGAGAGCGGCACAGCACCCTCTGGGCGAAGATAGCCTGGGGGATGCTGTACCGCTTGAGCTCGGTGGTGATCCTCTGAGCTACTTCTTTGGTATTGATTTCTTCCATTTGCCCTGAATTACTTCCACTGTTGACCTGCGAACCAGTTACAGAAGGGTTTTgctccctggcagagcccaggatCTGCCCGTGGCTCTGGGCATTCAGGTGGGCATGGGGGTGGTGTGGGATCCCGTTGATAGGCACCATGCCAGCGGAGGTGGGGGTGAGGTGTTGGTCGCCATGCCTGGCTAACATGGCAGGGTGGTGGGCTTCAAATCCGTTTGGGGTGAGCATTTTCTCGGCGGgcatggtggcactgggatgagCGTAGTGGGGCAGCCCTTGCTGGGAGTTGTGGATGCTCCCCAGGCCCGATCCAGACAACGGAGAGAGGCTCTGCCCCATGCCGGTAACATCCTTGTGGTAGGGGGTGTAGAGATTGTTCATAGACGCCAGACCCCTCTCGTCCCGCATGAGCGTGAAGCTGCCGCTCACGTTGCCCGGTATCCGCTGGTGGGGATGGTGATGGtggtgatggtggtggtggtggtgaggGAACTTGTCCGAGACCGTCGAGATGGGAGGTAGAGGCTGCAGAGGGGTTAACGTGGTGTAGGTGCTGCTCATGCTCATGCCGGGGGGTGTCTCGCAGGCCATGGTCATGGTGGGGTGCAGGGGGCCGGTCAGGGCGTGCTCGGGCGGCcggtggtggtggtggtagtCGCCACCGTCGAGGATGGACGCCATGCCCATGGAGCGCGGGTGGGCCGGCAGGTGGCTGCCGCGGTGGGCCACCGCGCTCCGGTGGTGGGGGCTGCCGCTCATCAGGTCGGCGGCGGCGGGCACCGGCTCATGGCTCACCCCGTGCAGATCGCCGATGTTCTCCATCGCCAGCTGCGCGTTCATCGTCGGCCGTGCGGGCGGCGGGACCGCACATCTATCTGGTGGGCGGCGGGGCGTCCCGGAGCTCTTGGCGGCGGCCGGTTGCTCCCGcgggccggcggcggcgggcgagCGCTGCGGGCTGGTGGTggcggtgctgctgctgctgttgctgccgGGGCTGCTGGCTTTTTCCCGGTTTCggttggttctttttttttttttttttcttttaatttttatttcgtggcaatgtatttatttgtttttt
Coding sequences:
- the ONECUT1 gene encoding hepatocyte nuclear factor 6, translated to MNAQLAMENIGDLHGVSHEPVPAAADLMSGSPHHRSAVAHRGSHLPAHPRSMGMASILDGGDYHHHHRPPEHALTGPLHPTMTMACETPPGMSMSSTYTTLTPLQPLPPISTVSDKFPHHHHHHHHHHHPHQRIPGNVSGSFTLMRDERGLASMNNLYTPYHKDVTGMGQSLSPLSGSGLGSIHNSQQGLPHYAHPSATMPAEKMLTPNGFEAHHPAMLARHGDQHLTPTSAGMVPINGIPHHPHAHLNAQSHGQILGSAREQNPSVTGSQVNSGSNSGQMEEINTKEVAQRITTELKRYSIPQAIFAQRVLCRSQGTLSDLLRNPKPWSKLKSGRETFRRMWKWLQEPEFQRMSALRLAACKRKEQEHGKDRGNTPKKPRLVFTDVQRRTLHAIFKENKRPSKELQITISQQLGLELSTVSNFFMNARRRSLDKWQDEGSSNSGNSSSSSSTCTKA